A genomic window from Salvia miltiorrhiza cultivar Shanhuang (shh) chromosome 5, IMPLAD_Smil_shh, whole genome shotgun sequence includes:
- the LOC131025457 gene encoding uncharacterized protein LOC131025457, which translates to MNGGPVLQNPQPGSLVPDVSYMLQNICQRTPMSGLPNLLQIGNPTQMPNMGSLLQNAFPTMMPKMDFTANQFRQKPMSLSDYSIRDEQILDELAAQREREQEHLRLPRRCLDPKSNLLNVDHLASMLPLPSSSSHRQKKVSSKRQCPVINDVNYSTGSMRSIPSELTPYPPKLIQDDIGHADAGLYT; encoded by the exons ATGAATGGTGGACCTGTGCTGCAAAATCCTCAGCCTGGTTCGCTGGTGCCAGATGTCAGCTATATGCTGCAGAACATCTGTCAAAGAACTCCTATGTCTGGGCTTCCTAATCTGCTTCAGATAGGCAATCCAACACAAATGCCAAATATGGGAAGTTTGCTGCAAAATGCTTTTCCAACTATGATGCCAAAGATGGATTTCACTGCAAATCAGTTTCGACAAAAACCTATGTCGCTTTCAGACTACTCTATAAGGGATGAGCAGATCTTGGATGAATTGGCTGCTCAAAGAGAGCGTGAGCAAGAGCATCTTAGGCTCCCTCGAAGGTGCCTTGATCCTAAGTCGAATCTTCTCAATGTTGATCATTTAGCTAGCATGTTGCCGTTGCCAAGCAGTTCCAG CCATCGTCAGAAGAAAGTTAGTAGCAAGCGGCAGTGTCCTGTTATTAAT GATGTCAACTATAGTACTGGTTCGATGAGATCTATCCCTTCGGAGCTAACTCCTTATCCACCAAAGCTGATACAGGATGACATCGGACATGCAGATGCTGGTTTGTACACTTGA
- the LOC130985495 gene encoding transcriptional corepressor LEUNIG_HOMOLOG-like, producing MHCYGNCSYSIEQLTIYYQPAIAYVNIRRKILEKISSQGHSSPVFSFADNTPVSDQQRKNSSPSDICQADCSCELAAQASKKLIISPPDNSTKMTSPTLSNDGSKGKGVQIERNTELEGPFDEEIASFFSNYEAADNMTISFTHTSSQKLNDQQDFPFGPVRSLHPSNNKLSCCDFSTQGKFLAAAGHEKKIFIWNLKQSTRYSFQGHTQLITDIRFKPNSNMFATSSFDRIVKIWDAANTKKILYNLVGHADQVMSVDFHPRKTNLVCSCDRSDEIRFWNAKESACSRYFKGANRQVRFQPRQGSLLAAATGNVINLIDVETGMTHYRFEGHEKDVCTVCWDICGEYLVSTSEDSTRIWSIVSGGKCIHELASCGRDFSSCTFHPAYSQVVAVGSYQSIYIWNPTMGNRTWKFHGHHGIVSAMANSPETNMIASASHDQWVKLWK from the exons ATGCATTGTTATGGCAATTGCAGTTATTCAATAGAGCAGCTTACTATATATTACCAACCTGCAATAGCTTACGTGAATATTA GAAGGAAGATATTAGAGAAAATATCATCGCAGGGGCATTCTTCACCT GTATTCAGTTTTGCTGATAACACTCCCGTGTCAGATCAACAGAGAAAAAATTCATCTCCATCAGATATCTGTCAAGCAGATTGTTCATGTGAGTTGGCAGCACAAGCATCAAAAAAGCTTATAATAAGTCCACCTGATAATTCAACCAAGATGACAAGTCCTACTCTCTCTAATGATGGCTCAAAGGGGAAAGGTGTACAA ATTGAAAGGAATACAGAACTAGAGGGGCCATTTGATGAGGAAATAGCAtcttttttctcaaattatgaAGCTGCTGACAATATGACCATTTCATTCACGCACACTTCATCTCAAAAACTGAACGATCAGCAAG ACTTTCCTTTTGGACCAGTCAGAAGTCTCCACCCAAGTAATAACAAGCTATCATGTTGCGATTTCTCAACCCAAGGGAAATTCTTAGCTGCTGCTGGGCATGAGAAAAAG ATATTCATTTGGAACTTAAAGCAATCAACCAGATATTCCTTCCAAGGGCATACTCAACTCATTACAGATATTCGATTTAAGCCAAATTCCAATATGTTCGCAACATCCTCCTTCGATAGAATTGTGAAGATATGGGATGCAGCTAAT ACTAAAAAGATACTTTACAACCTTGTTGGACATGCGGATCAAGTGATGTCGGTGGATTTCCACCCGAGAAAGACCAATCTAGTGTGCTCCTGTGATCGCAGTGATGAGATCAGATTTTGGAATGCCAAAGAATCTGCTTGCTCTCGCTATTTTAAG GGAGCTAATAGACAGGTGAGGTTCCAGCCTCGACAAGGGAGCCTCTTGGCAGCTGCTACTGGTAATGTTATCAATCTGATCGACGTCGAAACAGGCATGACCCACTACCGCTTTGAG GGACATGAAAAAGACGTGTGTACAGTATGCTGGGATATATGTGGAGAATATCTGGTATCGACGAGTGAGGACAGCACGCGCATATGGTCAATTGTATCAGGTGGAAAGTGCATACACGAGTTGGCCTCTTGTGGCAGGGACTTCTCGTCGTGCACCTTCCACCCTGCTTACTCTCAAGTCGTGGCTGTGGGTTCCTACCAG TCTATTTATATATGGAACCCGACCATGGGAAACAGGACGTGGAAGTTCCATGGCCATCATGGTATAGTGTCTGCCATGGCCAATTCACCTGAGACCAACATGATCGCCTCCGCCAGCCATGACCAATGGGTCAAGCTGTGGAAGTAG
- the LOC130985494 gene encoding uncharacterized protein ECU03_1610-like, which produces MAAMSAMKNAILSLSKSSEMAQSIPFRPTVSRVCFAAASNHQQGRNMAGEAGRREYSPYNADESVDEPRDEVRETMDKAKEKTRDMKDRAKESADDAADSVKEKAQQMNDKTKEKLGPMADKASDMRDKTVDATKRQAHEATEKVKGAAETAADKTKEYAHGAKETTKGAAEKVADAAKGAWGAAKDTTQKIKETVVGKSDDDDLDDFIEDRVKKPARDTREKVMDEDVVDARRRRADEHDRDKL; this is translated from the exons ATGGCAGCCATGTCTGCAATGAAGAATGCAATTCTCAGCCTCTCCAAGTCTTCGGAGATGGCCCAATCCATCCCCTTCCGCCCCACGGTGTCTCGAGTTTGCTTCGCCGCCGCTTCCAATCACCAACAG GGACGGAACATGGCCGGCGAGGCCGGCCGGAGAGAATACAGCCCGTACAACGCCGACGAGAGCGTGGACGAGCCCCGCGATGAGGTGAGAGAAACCATGGATAAGGCCAAGGAGAAGACTCGCGATATGAAGGACAGAGCCAAGGAGAGCGCCGACGACGCCGCCGATTCCGTCAAGGAGAAGGCGCAGCAGATGAACGACAAAACTAAGGAGAAGCTGGGGCCCATGGCCGACAAGGCCTCCGATATGAGGGACAAGACCGTCGACGCGACGAAGCGGCAGGCGCACGAGGCGACGGAGAAGGTGAAGGGCGCGGCGGAGACGGCGGCGGACAAGACCAAGGAGTACGCGCACGGGGCCAAGGAGACGACCAAGGGCGCCGCCGAGAAGGTGGCGGACGCGGCCAAGGGCGCCTGGGGGGCGGCCAAGGATACCACGCAGAAGATCAAGGAGACGGTGGTGGGGAAGTCGGATGACGACGATTTGGATGATTTTATCGAGGATCGCGTCAAGAAGCCGGCGCGGGACACCCGGGAGAAGGTGATGGATGAAGATGTCGTCGATGCCAGGCGGCGGCGCGCGGACGAGCACGACCGTGATAAGCTTTGA